One Candidatus Roseilinea sp. genomic region harbors:
- a CDS encoding peptidase S58, whose product MNTTLTAIPGLQVGHWTHLAAGTGCTVVLCPTGAVAGVDVRGGAPGTRETALLAPTCSVERVHAVLLSGGSAFGLAAADGVMRWLEERGYGFDAGAAKVPIVPAAVLFDLPVGRADVRPDAAAGYAACQAATDAPVVQGNVGAGTGASCGKALGFGRATKTGLGSAALRLDDGLIVAALVAVNAFGDVIDPQSGRILAGARPLDDGGFADTMAYLAHADRLAIARLAERFAGQNTTLAVVATNAALSKPHATKVAQMAHDGLARVIRPIHTMLDGDTIFALSLGEHPADVSVIGAWAAEAVAQAVVNAVWAAEPLAGLPCARDLSPTS is encoded by the coding sequence ATGAACACCACCTTGACTGCCATTCCCGGATTGCAGGTAGGCCATTGGACGCACCTGGCCGCCGGCACCGGTTGCACCGTCGTGCTCTGCCCCACCGGCGCAGTGGCCGGCGTGGATGTTCGCGGCGGCGCGCCGGGCACCCGCGAGACGGCGCTGCTGGCGCCGACCTGCAGCGTGGAGCGCGTGCATGCCGTGTTGTTGAGCGGCGGCAGCGCCTTCGGCCTGGCCGCCGCCGACGGCGTGATGCGCTGGCTGGAGGAACGCGGCTACGGCTTCGATGCGGGCGCGGCGAAGGTGCCCATCGTGCCGGCAGCAGTCTTGTTTGACCTGCCCGTCGGTCGCGCCGACGTGCGCCCCGACGCCGCCGCCGGCTACGCCGCCTGTCAGGCCGCCACAGATGCCCCGGTCGTCCAGGGCAACGTCGGCGCAGGGACCGGCGCAAGCTGCGGCAAGGCCCTTGGCTTCGGGCGCGCCACCAAAACCGGCCTCGGCTCGGCCGCCCTGCGCCTAGACGACGGCCTCATCGTCGCCGCCCTGGTTGCCGTCAACGCCTTCGGCGACGTGATTGACCCGCAGAGCGGGCGCATCCTCGCCGGCGCGCGCCCGCTGGATGACGGCGGCTTCGCCGACACGATGGCTTACCTGGCCCACGCCGACCGCCTGGCTATTGCGCGCCTGGCCGAGCGCTTCGCCGGCCAGAACACCACCCTGGCCGTGGTCGCCACCAACGCCGCGCTGTCCAAGCCCCACGCCACTAAAGTCGCCCAGATGGCCCACGACGGATTGGCCCGCGTCATCCGCCCCATCCACACCATGCTGGACGGCGACACCATCTTCGCCCTCTCCCTGGGCGAGCACCCCGCCGACGTGAGCGTGATCGGCGCGTGGGCGGCGGAAGCCGTAGCGCAGGCCGTCGTCAATGCGGTGTGGGCCGCCGAGCCGCTGGCCGGCCTGCCGTGCGCGCGCGACCTCTCGCCCACCTCATGA
- a CDS encoding K+/H+ antiporter: MPIEQLLLIIAGLLALSVLASKASSVLGVPSLVLFLAIGMLAGSEGLGGIYFDDARLAQAVGVVAFIFILFSGGLDTAWIEVRPVVWHGVALATVGVLITALAVGLFATAALGFSLLEGLLFGAVISSTDAAAVFSLMRMRATRLAGNLEPLIELESGSNDPMAVFLTIGMISLLTTPGASALGLAPMFALQMSLGAAFGLMSGYLGVRVMNRIRLQADGLYVVITIALVLIAYSATTLAGGNGFLAVYVCGLFMGNQDFIHKGSLSRFHDGLAWLMQIAMFLTLGLLVFPSQLLPLTGVALLSAAFLVFVARPAAVLLSLFWARMSLRELALVSWAGLRGAAPIVLATFPLVAGLPQADLIFNLVFFVVLTSVLLQGTTVSLVANWLGLNLPEERRVPPTIRVIDGSNARPVEIRISASSPAVGKQIVDLHLPRGALIVLITRNGGHIVPTGSTVIEADDTLTLLASKEDAESARQQILKS, translated from the coding sequence ATGCCCATCGAACAGCTTCTGCTCATCATCGCCGGCCTGCTGGCGCTGAGCGTGCTGGCGAGCAAGGCGTCCAGCGTGCTCGGCGTGCCGTCATTGGTGTTGTTCCTCGCCATCGGCATGCTGGCCGGATCGGAAGGCCTCGGCGGCATCTACTTCGATGACGCGCGGCTGGCGCAGGCGGTGGGCGTGGTTGCGTTCATCTTCATCCTGTTTTCGGGCGGCCTGGACACGGCGTGGATTGAAGTGAGGCCGGTCGTGTGGCACGGCGTGGCGCTGGCTACGGTGGGGGTGCTCATCACCGCATTGGCCGTAGGGCTATTCGCGACGGCCGCGCTGGGCTTTTCGCTCCTGGAGGGGCTGTTGTTCGGCGCTGTCATCTCGTCCACCGACGCCGCGGCGGTGTTCAGCCTGATGCGTATGCGCGCCACCCGCCTGGCCGGCAACCTCGAGCCACTGATCGAATTGGAGTCCGGCAGCAACGATCCGATGGCGGTCTTTCTCACGATCGGCATGATCAGCCTGCTGACCACGCCGGGCGCAAGCGCGCTCGGCCTGGCGCCGATGTTCGCCTTGCAGATGTCGCTCGGCGCTGCATTCGGGCTGATGAGCGGTTACCTCGGCGTGCGCGTGATGAACCGCATCCGCCTGCAAGCGGATGGCTTGTACGTCGTCATCACCATCGCCCTTGTGCTGATCGCGTATAGCGCCACGACGCTGGCCGGGGGCAATGGCTTCCTGGCGGTGTACGTGTGCGGCCTGTTCATGGGCAACCAAGACTTCATCCACAAAGGCAGCCTATCGCGCTTTCATGATGGCCTGGCCTGGCTGATGCAGATCGCCATGTTCCTCACCCTCGGCCTGTTGGTCTTCCCTTCGCAGTTGCTCCCGCTCACCGGCGTGGCCCTGCTGAGCGCGGCCTTTTTGGTCTTCGTGGCGCGTCCGGCGGCGGTGTTGCTCTCGCTGTTCTGGGCGCGCATGTCACTGCGCGAACTGGCGCTGGTGTCGTGGGCGGGCCTGCGCGGCGCCGCGCCGATCGTGCTGGCCACCTTCCCGCTGGTGGCCGGCTTGCCGCAGGCGGACTTGATCTTCAACCTGGTCTTCTTCGTGGTGCTGACCTCGGTCCTGCTCCAAGGCACCACCGTGTCGCTGGTGGCGAATTGGCTGGGGTTGAACCTGCCCGAAGAGCGGCGCGTGCCACCGACGATTCGCGTGATAGATGGCTCGAACGCCCGGCCGGTAGAAATCCGCATCAGCGCTTCTTCGCCGGCGGTGGGCAAGCAAATCGTGGACTTGCACCTCCCGCGTGGCGCGCTCATTGTGTTGATCACGCGCAACGGCGGTCATATCGTGCCGACCGGCAGCACGGTGATCGAAGCCGACGACACGCTCACGCTGTTAGCAAGCAAAGAGGATGCAGAATCCGCCCGCCAGCAGATCCTCAAGAGTTGA
- a CDS encoding hypothetical protein (possible pseudo, frameshifted) has protein sequence MTVNALITGGAGFIGSHIVETLREAGFRVSVLDDLSRGQRAHVPADVTLHHVDICDQGAVEAVVRAERPEVILHQAARADVRESFAVPHLYLNVNVTGTLNILEAARRWGGAQGDLCLDRRGDLRRRRSAAHPGDRPHLAA, from the coding sequence ATGACGGTCAACGCGTTAATCACCGGCGGGGCCGGATTCATCGGCTCGCACATCGTCGAAACGTTGCGCGAGGCCGGCTTCCGCGTGAGCGTCCTCGACGACCTCAGCCGCGGCCAACGCGCGCACGTGCCCGCCGATGTCACCCTGCACCACGTGGACATCTGCGATCAAGGCGCGGTGGAGGCCGTCGTCCGCGCCGAGCGCCCAGAGGTGATTCTGCATCAAGCCGCACGCGCGGACGTGCGCGAGAGCTTCGCCGTGCCGCACCTCTACCTCAACGTCAACGTCACCGGCACGCTCAACATCCTTGAGGCAGCGCGTCGTTGGGGGGGTGCGCAAGGTGATCTTTGCCTCGACCGGCGGGGCGATCTACGGCGACGCCGCTCAGCGGCCCACCCCGGAGACCGCCCCCACCTTGCCGCTTGA
- a CDS encoding hypothetical protein (possible pseudo, frameshifted) → MVGHVSVGEPFSKSLSAALARAVREAGGTAHEGGVFITIEGPRFSTKAESRAFRAWGCDIIGMTACPEAFLAREAELDFAIMAHVTDYDVWHEEEGEVTVDMVIQRLNDNLALAQRAIANLAPVVPTLPHESAGAMRYAVMTARDRISPEARERLRLLVGDYLS, encoded by the coding sequence ATGGTCGGCCACGTTTCGGTCGGCGAGCCGTTCTCAAAGTCGCTCAGCGCGGCGTTGGCCAGAGCGGTGCGCGAAGCCGGCGGGACGGCGCACGAAGGCGGCGTGTTCATCACCATTGAAGGCCCACGCTTTAGCACCAAAGCCGAAAGCCGCGCCTTCCGTGCATGGGGATGTGACATCATCGGCATGACCGCCTGCCCAGAAGCCTTCCTCGCCCGCGAGGCCGAGCTCGACTTCGCCATCATGGCTCATGTCACCGATTACGACGTGTGGCACGAAGAAGAGGGCGAAGTGACGGTGGACATGGTGATCCAGCGGCTGAACGACAACCTGGCGCTGGCGCAACGTGCGATCGCCAACCTGGCGCCGGTCGTCCCGACGTTGCCACACGAGAGCGCCGGGGCGATGAGATACGCCGTCATGACCGCGCGCGACCGCATCTCCCCCGAAGCGCGTGAAAGGTTGCGCCTGCTGGTGGGCGACTATTTGTCGTAA
- a CDS encoding alkyl hydroperoxide reductase, translated as MRTRSFPFGLILLSAAAALVGVGLAALVLSSSAARENGLPILSPSTRALLREGAPAPEFTLKTLDGRPVALSDLRGKVTLINFWASWCPPCLEETPALIAAYEELKRTNPNIEFIGIGTNDDRANLEKFAENNRIPYIIVEDPDGEVSDAYGVLGMPTTVFVDSSGVVRRIWNGAIKKEQVIEIMRGMR; from the coding sequence GTGCGAACGCGCTCCTTCCCTTTCGGTTTAATCTTGCTCAGCGCAGCCGCGGCGCTGGTTGGCGTTGGGCTGGCGGCGCTGGTTTTGAGCAGCAGCGCGGCGCGGGAGAATGGGTTGCCGATTCTTTCCCCATCCACACGCGCGTTGCTGCGCGAAGGCGCGCCCGCGCCGGAATTTACGCTCAAGACGCTCGACGGCCGGCCGGTCGCGCTATCCGATCTGCGCGGCAAGGTGACGCTGATTAATTTCTGGGCATCCTGGTGCCCCCCTTGCCTAGAGGAGACGCCGGCATTGATCGCCGCTTACGAAGAACTCAAACGGACGAATCCCAACATCGAGTTCATCGGCATCGGCACGAACGACGATCGCGCCAACCTGGAGAAGTTCGCCGAGAACAACCGCATCCCGTATATCATCGTCGAAGACCCAGATGGCGAGGTGAGCGACGCCTATGGCGTGCTCGGCATGCCCACCACCGTGTTCGTAGACAGCAGCGGCGTGGTGCGGCGCATCTGGAACGGCGCGATCAAGAAGGAACAGGTAATCGAGATTATGCGTGGGATGAGGTAG
- a CDS encoding haloacid dehalogenase, with translation MANSPLAKIGERIRESLLAKNAARDRAVNLSRELIRYCSLAIRASHRDEWDEADRLLGEARRAADELVVIVKPYPDLCFSGYTQDALKELAEAHIALAIAQDKTVPAPEEIGVEYAAYLNGLAEAAGELRRRVLDEIRGGHSQEAERLLAAMDEIYDVLVTMDFPEAITGGLRRNTDMVRGVLERTRSDLTISFRESELKAAIDALREKLN, from the coding sequence ATGGCCAACAGCCCACTAGCAAAGATCGGAGAGCGCATCCGCGAAAGTTTGCTGGCTAAGAATGCAGCGCGCGATAGAGCGGTGAACCTTTCGAGGGAATTAATTCGTTATTGCTCACTCGCCATCCGCGCGTCGCACCGCGACGAGTGGGATGAAGCCGACCGCTTGCTCGGTGAAGCGCGTCGCGCGGCCGACGAACTCGTCGTGATCGTCAAACCGTATCCCGATTTATGCTTTAGCGGATACACGCAAGATGCGTTGAAGGAGCTGGCCGAAGCGCATATCGCGCTGGCCATCGCACAAGATAAAACCGTCCCTGCGCCGGAGGAGATCGGCGTGGAATATGCAGCGTATCTCAATGGCCTGGCCGAGGCTGCCGGCGAGCTGCGTCGGCGCGTGCTGGACGAGATCCGCGGGGGCCACAGCCAAGAGGCCGAACGCCTGCTTGCTGCGATGGACGAGATCTACGATGTGTTGGTGACGATGGACTTCCCAGAGGCGATCACCGGCGGGCTGCGTCGCAACACCGACATGGTGCGCGGCGTGCTCGAACGCACGCGGAGCGATCTGACCATTAGCTTCCGCGAGTCGGAACTTAAAGCGGCGATTGACGCGCTGCGAGAGAAGCTGAATTAG
- a CDS encoding hypothetical patatin-like protein: MRAFVLSGGGNRGPLQAGAIAALLQHGIVPDMVVGTSVGALHGAYLAAEPTLAQAERMIQLWRDAGRRRLFSSSPLRSMLKALYGSDHLADSRRIRAYIEQTLPSRVRTFGDLQIPLYVTICHLRTLTLYLYGDDPSAPLIDAVLTSAAVPGFFPPTYHAGQAFVDGGVISNLPILVALARGATEIWALDLSFEVDADASLRGAFEIAGYAIKRPLYSLALRELEIAVQTPGVVVYHIALPAYASLPLGDFSKTDAMLAEGERIARDYLIRPRPNQICYPHRYTARDLPPGPPGARPLL, translated from the coding sequence GTGCGCGCGTTTGTCCTCTCCGGCGGCGGTAACCGCGGGCCGTTGCAGGCCGGTGCCATCGCGGCGCTGCTGCAACACGGCATCGTCCCCGATATGGTCGTCGGCACCTCGGTGGGCGCGCTGCACGGCGCCTATCTCGCCGCCGAGCCGACGCTCGCTCAGGCCGAGCGCATGATCCAGCTCTGGCGCGATGCCGGTCGGCGCAGGCTATTCAGCAGCTCACCACTGCGCTCGATGCTCAAGGCGCTGTACGGCAGCGATCATCTGGCCGATAGCCGACGCATCCGCGCCTATATCGAACAGACGCTGCCCAGTCGCGTGCGCACTTTCGGCGACTTGCAGATCCCGCTCTACGTGACCATCTGCCACCTGCGGACGCTCACGCTTTATCTCTACGGCGACGATCCGAGCGCGCCGTTGATTGACGCCGTGCTCACCAGCGCCGCCGTGCCCGGCTTCTTCCCGCCTACGTATCATGCGGGCCAGGCGTTCGTAGACGGCGGCGTGATCTCCAACCTGCCGATCCTGGTAGCGCTGGCGCGCGGTGCCACCGAGATCTGGGCGCTCGACCTGTCGTTCGAGGTGGATGCCGACGCATCGCTCAGAGGCGCCTTCGAGATCGCCGGCTACGCGATCAAGCGCCCGCTCTACAGCCTAGCACTGCGCGAGCTGGAGATCGCAGTGCAAACACCCGGCGTTGTTGTGTATCACATCGCACTGCCAGCGTATGCCAGCCTCCCGCTGGGCGATTTCTCAAAGACCGACGCGATGCTAGCCGAGGGCGAACGCATCGCGCGCGACTATCTCATTCGTCCGCGCCCAAACCAGATATGCTATCCGCACCGCTACACGGCGCGCGACTTGCCGCCTGGCCCACCCGGCGCGCGCCCGCTCCTGTAG
- the argS gene encoding arginine--tRNA ligase — MLLKTMMLPRPALGHVARHVAHQHERAAQVQTDHPVEFLVADCQQRLAHVDAGRAHQHVERRGILQRGGDGRSVAHVELECAGSGADVLRHALRSGQVEVGADHARAMRGQPMRAGFADAAAGAHHERGAAGQVEHPTIVEGWGCHRRQVNTREVWLKSSVVRIRAYHAAAMIRDHLIRCIADAIGRAQQAGELPACAIPTIAVEHPRQPEMGDYATNAAMQLARVAKMPPATIAETIARHLRAMPSAPFSVEVAQGFINFRLTPAYLSQQVDVILERGARWGEIDLGRGRKAQVEHGSANPTGYATIGTGRNVVVGDTLANTLEAAGYQVHREWYINDAGSQVRVFGASVYARYAQALGVDEPMPERGYQGEDVQEVARIIAEREGDKYLRLPKDEAVRALGRLGIEAVMANIKRTLARLNIRYDNFFSEKSLWTSGLGHEMIERLRAKGLVIEHDGALWFSEDGSPIRSGQGQRRTDEEYAADRDESGRALPVQAVLIRSPKVIHDPEERPTYFASDIPYMWHKVMLRGFNPAIYVWGEDHQADAPRLHAAARALGLPEGSIRILIYRFITLLRSGQEVRMGKRKGNALLIDDVVDEIGPDAFRYIMLSRSVDTKFTFDLDVLKEQNEKNPVYYVQYGHARICAIERKAAEENWGVEIGDPGSHPAPSAYCYEHPAEQALIRKLLQLPEIVELVATTLQPHHYTTYAREVTQAFSKFYEECRIKGSPPEVARARMRLARATQLTLAKTLKLMGMSAPERM, encoded by the coding sequence ATGCTGCTGAAGACGATGATGCTGCCGCGCCCCGCGCTCGGCCATGTCGCGCGCCACGTGGCGCATCAGCATGAACGTGCCGCGCAAGTTCAGACCGATCACCCGGTCGAATTCCTCGTCGCTGATTGCCAGCAACGGCTTGCGCACGTTGATGCTGGGCGTGCTCACCAACACGTCGAGCGGCGGGGCATCCTGCAGCGCGGCGGCGATGGCCGAAGCGTCGCGCATGTCGAGCTGGAGTGCGCCGGCAGCGGCGCCGATGTCCTGCGCCACGCGCTGCGCAGCGGTCAGGTCGAGGTCGGCGCAGATCACGCGCGCGCCATGCGCGGCCAGCCCATGCGCGCTGGCTTCGCCGATGCCGCTGCCGGCGCCCACCACGAGCGCGGTGCGGCCGGTCAGGTCGAACATCCGACGATAGTCGAAGGCTGGGGTTGTCATAGGCGACAAGTAAACACCAGAGAGGTCTGGCTGAAAAGCAGCGTTGTTAGAATACGCGCCTATCACGCTGCCGCTATGATCCGAGACCACCTCATTCGTTGCATCGCTGACGCCATCGGCCGCGCCCAGCAAGCCGGCGAACTGCCTGCCTGCGCCATACCGACGATCGCCGTGGAACATCCGCGCCAGCCGGAGATGGGCGACTACGCGACCAACGCGGCCATGCAACTGGCGCGCGTGGCCAAGATGCCGCCCGCGACGATTGCCGAGACGATCGCCCGACACCTGCGCGCCATGCCGAGCGCGCCTTTCTCCGTCGAAGTCGCGCAAGGCTTCATCAACTTTCGCCTGACGCCCGCCTATCTCTCACAGCAAGTTGACGTCATCCTCGAACGCGGTGCGCGCTGGGGGGAGATTGACCTGGGGCGAGGGCGCAAGGCGCAGGTGGAGCACGGCAGCGCTAACCCCACCGGCTACGCCACAATCGGCACCGGCCGCAACGTGGTGGTGGGCGACACACTGGCCAACACGCTGGAGGCGGCCGGCTATCAGGTGCATCGCGAGTGGTACATCAACGATGCCGGCTCGCAGGTGCGCGTCTTTGGCGCGAGCGTGTATGCGCGCTATGCGCAGGCGCTGGGCGTGGATGAGCCAATGCCCGAGCGCGGCTATCAGGGCGAGGACGTGCAAGAGGTGGCCCGCATCATCGCCGAGCGCGAAGGCGACAAATACCTGCGCCTGCCCAAAGATGAAGCGGTGCGCGCGCTGGGACGGCTCGGCATCGAAGCGGTGATGGCCAACATCAAGCGCACGCTGGCGCGGCTGAACATCCGCTACGACAACTTCTTCAGCGAGAAGAGCCTGTGGACCAGCGGCCTAGGCCACGAGATGATCGAGCGCCTACGCGCCAAAGGGCTGGTGATCGAACACGACGGCGCGCTGTGGTTCAGCGAGGATGGCTCGCCCATCCGCAGCGGCCAGGGTCAGCGCCGCACCGACGAAGAATACGCCGCGGACAGGGACGAAAGCGGCCGAGCGCTTCCGGTGCAGGCCGTGCTGATTCGCTCGCCGAAGGTGATCCATGATCCCGAGGAGCGACCGACTTACTTCGCCAGCGACATCCCCTACATGTGGCACAAGGTGATGCTGCGCGGCTTCAACCCGGCCATCTACGTGTGGGGCGAAGACCACCAGGCCGACGCGCCGCGCCTGCACGCCGCTGCGCGCGCCCTCGGGCTGCCGGAAGGCTCGATCCGCATCCTGATCTACCGCTTCATCACCCTGTTGCGCAGCGGCCAGGAAGTGCGCATGGGCAAGCGCAAGGGCAACGCGCTGCTGATTGACGACGTGGTGGACGAGATCGGCCCCGACGCCTTTCGCTACATCATGCTCTCGCGCAGCGTGGACACCAAGTTCACCTTCGACCTGGACGTGCTGAAGGAACAAAACGAGAAGAACCCGGTCTATTACGTGCAGTATGGACACGCGCGCATCTGCGCCATCGAGCGCAAGGCGGCCGAGGAAAACTGGGGCGTAGAAATCGGCGACCCAGGATCGCATCCGGCGCCAAGCGCATATTGCTACGAGCACCCCGCCGAGCAAGCCCTCATCCGCAAGCTGCTGCAGTTGCCGGAAATCGTCGAGCTGGTGGCAACGACGCTGCAGCCGCATCACTACACCACGTATGCCCGCGAGGTGACGCAGGCCTTCAGCAAGTTCTACGAGGAATGCCGGATCAAGGGCAGCCCGCCGGAGGTGGCCCGCGCGCGCATGAGGCTGGCGCGCGCTACGCAGTTGACGCTGGCGAAGACGTTGAAGCTGATGGGGATGAGCGCGCCGGAGCGCATGTGA
- a CDS encoding acetylornithine deacetylase, which produces MISDLERRVLDCIDDEELIGWVQALTRIPSVWKPEQGIGEEAAARWVEAHCRDIGLQTRFEFVVPGRPNVIAAYASSPDFSIEELLRPPASPHTRKWLMFEGHTDVVTEGDPTQWTDPPFSAVIRDGRIYGRGANDMKAGLCCALAAIKAIVRSGVDLNGGILLGAVCDEEGGMIGIKHFVERGWADHVTACIVCEPEENHLCIAQKGVMWVRCMIRGVMSHGAMPLTGVNAMYPMARFLTMVQALEEREIVRHGRHEFLGQPSITPTIVMSPARGEGEPQANVMPGAAECVLDIRLIPGQDPDALARRVEQMLAACVAVDDRLRYAFEVVEVRHPTHTERDHPIVQSLASAYADLTGAPPIYGGVPGSTDGTILHACKGIPIVTCGPGDIHIPHHVDEWVSIAEIKLAARMYALAAMRYLG; this is translated from the coding sequence ATGATTTCCGATCTCGAACGCCGCGTGCTCGACTGCATTGACGACGAGGAATTGATCGGCTGGGTTCAGGCGCTGACGCGCATCCCCAGCGTGTGGAAGCCCGAGCAGGGCATCGGCGAGGAAGCTGCTGCGCGCTGGGTGGAGGCGCATTGTCGCGACATCGGCTTGCAAACCCGCTTCGAGTTCGTCGTCCCCGGCCGACCGAACGTCATCGCCGCCTACGCCTCGTCGCCTGATTTCTCGATAGAGGAGTTGCTGCGGCCGCCCGCTTCGCCCCATACGCGGAAGTGGCTGATGTTCGAGGGTCACACCGACGTGGTGACCGAAGGCGACCCGACCCAGTGGACGGATCCGCCGTTCAGCGCCGTTATCCGCGACGGGCGCATCTACGGGCGCGGCGCAAACGACATGAAGGCCGGCTTGTGCTGCGCGCTGGCCGCGATCAAGGCCATCGTTCGCAGCGGCGTTGACTTGAACGGGGGCATCCTGCTGGGCGCCGTGTGCGACGAGGAGGGCGGCATGATCGGCATCAAGCACTTTGTGGAGCGCGGCTGGGCCGATCACGTGACGGCATGTATCGTGTGCGAGCCGGAGGAGAATCACCTGTGCATCGCGCAGAAGGGCGTGATGTGGGTGCGCTGCATGATACGCGGCGTGATGAGCCACGGCGCCATGCCGTTGACCGGCGTAAATGCCATGTATCCCATGGCCCGCTTTCTCACTATGGTGCAAGCGCTGGAGGAGCGCGAAATCGTCCGACATGGCCGGCATGAGTTCCTCGGCCAACCCAGCATCACGCCGACCATCGTCATGTCGCCGGCGCGCGGCGAAGGCGAGCCGCAAGCCAACGTCATGCCGGGCGCCGCCGAGTGCGTGCTCGACATCCGCCTGATTCCCGGCCAAGACCCCGACGCGCTCGCGCGGCGCGTCGAGCAAATGCTCGCCGCCTGCGTCGCAGTGGACGACCGGCTGCGCTATGCGTTTGAAGTGGTCGAGGTGCGCCACCCCACCCACACCGAACGCGACCATCCGATCGTGCAGTCGCTCGCTTCTGCCTATGCCGATTTGACCGGCGCCCCGCCGATCTACGGCGGCGTGCCCGGCAGCACCGACGGCACCATCCTGCACGCCTGCAAGGGCATCCCCATCGTCACGTGTGGGCCGGGCGACATTCACATCCCGCATCACGTGGACGAATGGGTGAGCATCGCGGAGATCAAGCTGGCCGCGCGGATGTATGCGCTGGCGGCGATGCGGTATCTCGGATAA
- a CDS encoding hypothetical protein (possible pseudo, frameshifted) has translation MVEPGQGVYAATKAGVRQLCRALAAELGPRGVRVNLIAPGVVETPLTAPIRNHPDWYRAYAEKNALRRWAQPHEMAGAVVYLASDASSYVTGAVLYVDAGWTAQDGRFTPPL, from the coding sequence GTGGTGGAGCCGGGACAGGGCGTATATGCGGCCACCAAAGCCGGCGTGCGCCAATTGTGCCGCGCCCTGGCCGCCGAGCTGGGGCCGCGCGGCGTGCGCGTGAACCTGATCGCCCCCGGCGTGGTGGAGACCCCGCTCACCGCCCCAATCCGCAATCATCCCGACTGGTATCGCGCCTATGCCGAGAAAAACGCCTTGCGCCGCTGGGCGCAGCCGCATGAGATGGCCGGCGCAGTGGTATATCTCGCCTCCGATGCCAGCTCATACGTCACGGGCGCGGTGCTCTACGTGGACGCGGGCTGGACGGCGCAGGATGGCCGCTTTACGCCGCCGCTCTAG
- a CDS encoding hypothetical protein (possible pseudo, frameshifted): MRSYARAHALEVCILRYGNVYGPRQGSRGEAGVVSIFAQRMLRQQAVVIYGDGEQTRDFVYVGDVARANLLAITRGQGIYNIATGHPTSVNALFKSLARLCDYPHAPVYAPAQTGEVRHSQLDISRAAAELGWQPQISLESGLRRTVAALRQG; the protein is encoded by the coding sequence ATGCGCAGTTACGCCCGCGCACACGCCTTGGAGGTCTGCATCTTGCGCTACGGCAACGTGTACGGCCCGCGCCAAGGCAGCCGCGGGGAGGCTGGGGTGGTGTCTATTTTTGCCCAGCGCATGTTGCGCCAACAAGCGGTGGTGATCTACGGGGATGGGGAGCAGACGCGCGATTTCGTTTACGTCGGCGACGTCGCGCGCGCCAATCTGTTGGCCATCACCCGCGGCCAGGGCATCTACAACATCGCCACCGGACACCCCACCTCGGTGAACGCGCTGTTCAAGTCGCTGGCGCGCCTGTGCGACTACCCGCATGCGCCCGTTTATGCCCCGGCGCAGACGGGCGAGGTGCGCCACAGCCAATTGGACATCAGCCGGGCCGCCGCGGAGCTGGGCTGGCAACCGCAGATCTCGCTCGAAAGCGGGTTACGGCGCACCGTGGCTGCCCTCCGGCAGGGGTGA
- a CDS encoding hypothetical protein (possible pseudo, frameshifted), whose translation MPAHASDPSRGVNALKHMARLIAALQEWQPPCDADLGPGILEPTEIISDPFPSVSVLPARCRVRADRRLLVGEGVDDVIAPIQEAITRLRREDPAFNARAEVDAGSITTYTGVTRSALKFMPAWKFDAEHPFARMARAALPEAPIGYYRFCTNAARSAGMLGIPTLGFGPGLETDAHIADESLSLDQLFGAAEGYYRLASL comes from the coding sequence GTGCCCGCCCACGCCAGCGATCCATCGCGCGGCGTGAACGCGCTCAAGCACATGGCTCGGCTGATCGCGGCCCTACAGGAATGGCAACCACCTTGCGACGCCGACCTCGGCCCCGGCATCCTTGAGCCAACCGAGATCATCAGCGATCCGTTTCCCAGCGTGAGCGTGCTACCGGCGCGCTGTCGGGTGCGCGCCGATCGCCGCCTGCTGGTCGGCGAAGGCGTGGACGATGTGATCGCGCCGATCCAAGAGGCCATCACCCGCCTGCGACGCGAAGACCCGGCGTTCAACGCCCGCGCCGAAGTGGACGCAGGCAGCATCACCACCTACACCGGCGTCACGCGCAGCGCGTTGAAGTTCATGCCGGCCTGGAAGTTCGACGCCGAGCATCCCTTCGCGCGCATGGCGCGCGCGGCGCTGCCCGAAGCGCCGATCGGTTACTATCGCTTCTGCACGAACGCCGCGCGCAGCGCCGGTATGCTGGGCATTCCCACCCTGGGCTTCGGCCCAGGCCTGGAGACCGACGCGCACATCGCCGATGAGTCGCTCAGCCTAGACCAGCTCTTCGGCGCCGCCGAGGGCTATTACCGGTTGGCATCTCTGTAG